CTTCGAAGACTGGGATCAGCGCGAGGTCGGCAGCATTGCCGCGCTGGAATCAACATTCGCCTTACAGGATTTCACCTTTCCGGCGCAGACGGGTGACCGGAACACTTTGCGCATCGGGGTGGTCGTACTCACGCCCAAAGACAAAGCCGGCAAGCCACGTTGAATGGAACTCTCGCTCTGCCTGGAAATGCTCTTCACCGATCGCCCGTTCATCGAGCGCCTGGCCATTGCATCGCGGCTCGGCTATCGCGCCATCGAGTTCTGGGACTGGCGAGACAAAGACCTGCCGGCGCTCGCTGATGCGGCGGCGCGCCTCGGCCTCACCGTCGCAGCAATAAGCGGAAATCGCCAGCACGCGCTCATTGACCCGGACGCACGCCCGGAGCTGATCGAAGAGATGGACCAAGTCTTCGCGGCGGCCGGGCAGTTGAACTGCCGTCGCATCATGATGCTTAGCGATGTTCTCAGTGACGATGGCAGCGCCGCGCCAACGCCACCGCGGCCAGCGGAAGAAAAGATCGAAACCATGGTGGAGAATTTGCAGGCACTGGCCGACCGTGCGGAAGCGGCAAGCGTCACATTGCTCCTTGAGCCGCTGAACACGGCGCTCGATCATCGCGGGTGTTTTCTCAATACTTCGGCACTTGGCATTGAGATCGTCAGGCGCGTTAATAGTCCACAGGTGAAGCTGCTCTACGACATCTACCACATGAGTATGATGGGTGAAGACGTATTGACGGAGATCAAAAACCTGGAGTGGGTTGGCTATTTTCACGTCGCCGACGTGCCCGGACGACATCAACCGGGCACGGGAAAGATTGATTATCAAGCAGTGAATACTTTGCTCAGGCGAGTGAAGTATGGAGGATTCATCGGTATGGAATTTTCCGCGCTCGGCCCTGATGAGCAGGCAGCAAAGGCGCCGTTGGAGATTTTTGGATGACCGAAGCGATGCAAGCGATAGTTTTTCACGGGCCGGGTCACTGGGCTTTGGAGGAATTCCCGCGCCCTCGAATTCAAGCCGACGACGATGTGCTGCTCCGCGTCGATCGCGTGAGTATCTGTGGTACTGACATCCACATTCTCTCCGATCCCCCCGGCCACCCCGCGACTCCCGGAAGCATTCTCGGCCACGAATACGTAGCTACGGTCACGGATATCGGAGAGAGCGTGATCAACGTTAAGCCCGGCGATCGGGTGGTGATTGATCCCAACATCACCTGTGGGCTGTGCGAGTACTGCCGATTAGGGCTTACGAATGTTTGCGAGAACATGACCTCGCTTGGAATCTTCCGCCACGGCGGGCTGGCCGAGTTCAATACTGCGCCGGCCAAAGCGCTGCACAAAATCAGCCAGGATGTTCCGACCGAACGCGCCTGCCTGGCCGAACCGCTCGCCTGCGTGTTGCATGCTTTTGAAAAGACCGCTGTCGTGCCCGGTGAAAGCGTCGCGATCCTCGGCGCCGGCCCGATTGGACTGTTGTTTCTCCTGCTTTTCAAAAGCGCCGGGGCCGGAAAAGTTTTCGTAATAGAACCGACAGAGTTTCGGCGGCAAATGGCCGAACGGCTCGGCGCGGACGCAGTGTTAAACCCAAAGACCGAAGACTGCCCCGCCGAGGTGAAAGCCATCACGCGAATTGGTGTAGACGTTGCTGTGGACGCGGCCGGAAGTCTGCTTCCGGAATCCCTCGAGCTTGTGAGAAGGGGCGGCCGCGTGATTCTCTTCGGCGTCAATCAGCATGCCGATCGCCGGTTAAACCAGTACGCAATCACACGCTATGA
The sequence above is a segment of the Gemmatimonadaceae bacterium genome. Coding sequences within it:
- a CDS encoding TIM barrel protein, producing the protein MELSLCLEMLFTDRPFIERLAIASRLGYRAIEFWDWRDKDLPALADAAARLGLTVAAISGNRQHALIDPDARPELIEEMDQVFAAAGQLNCRRIMMLSDVLSDDGSAAPTPPRPAEEKIETMVENLQALADRAEAASVTLLLEPLNTALDHRGCFLNTSALGIEIVRRVNSPQVKLLYDIYHMSMMGEDVLTEIKNLEWVGYFHVADVPGRHQPGTGKIDYQAVNTLLRRVKYGGFIGMEFSALGPDEQAAKAPLEIFG
- a CDS encoding alcohol dehydrogenase catalytic domain-containing protein, producing MTEAMQAIVFHGPGHWALEEFPRPRIQADDDVLLRVDRVSICGTDIHILSDPPGHPATPGSILGHEYVATVTDIGESVINVKPGDRVVIDPNITCGLCEYCRLGLTNVCENMTSLGIFRHGGLAEFNTAPAKALHKISQDVPTERACLAEPLACVLHAFEKTAVVPGESVAILGAGPIGLLFLLLFKSAGAGKVFVIEPTEFRRQMAERLGADAVLNPKTEDCPAEVKAITRIGVDVAVDAAGSLLPESLELVRRGGRVILFGVNQHADRRLNQYAITRYETSILGSYIQRTAFPKVVRILEAGLLPVEKLITHRLRLNEVGEAL